From a region of the Candidatus Neomarinimicrobiota bacterium genome:
- a CDS encoding type II and III secretion system protein, whose product MKKFLKTLTLLMILPLALVGQSMRDLEYQVIKLSYVEVDRALAILKTVGYTVVEFKGGKGELAGEYSFTPVISPTLNIKELPRKDKDILPIIIKVPDTETVSLLTQEKGKSAKGKKAELGLDLAGIPMLGATAGAPQQQILVGYNPDDFEPVAKLLNLLNNKIDIPAAQIQIEALVIEIDSDRLDALGVDFGGAQGGLTGQFPPPNPSTGAFNPFSIVFDRTILGTATDFNTQLQALISIGTAEILSRPSVLVLDGRQARIQVGQQIPIVKTTSTQTAVSKSVDYIPVGIVLNLRPRVSADLTRITIQIETIITETEERLGALAATSGVQEAPLINNRKVQSFVRVTNNTPFIVGGLISKKETELISGVPILSSIPFFGKLFQSSTIETKRKEVIVVITPHVITELGSNFSRVIPLDSDIFNITGNLLFQNNYRVKNADIYDLSFIYESPVFMKMLEDVATAAEIDKTLAMTQPFKGLLEGEIPGEAILVRRMIYEIIRNHKYYESIDPKKVIFFMQSQDDPAGFDVKGLAGYIKDIAKNNALRLSYSVHEKASASKPFVQPTADLEYIPASRGFNYKSELEKTNIYGATSEEDVFTIIVKDASHERRLYEVLIMKKLLDINPDLKLTLNYFKPGIDILFPAPEILEKNTHVVSRDVARYFYEVNNYYGVFEKEFNRETAAVGRLLENR is encoded by the coding sequence GTGAAAAAGTTTCTCAAAACTCTTACTCTTCTTATGATACTCCCGCTGGCGCTGGTGGGACAATCGATGCGGGATTTGGAATACCAAGTTATAAAGCTCAGTTATGTTGAAGTGGATAGGGCCCTGGCCATTCTTAAGACAGTGGGCTATACGGTGGTTGAATTTAAAGGCGGCAAAGGCGAGCTGGCGGGAGAATACAGTTTTACTCCAGTTATTAGCCCTACACTTAATATCAAGGAATTGCCCAGGAAAGATAAAGATATACTCCCCATCATCATCAAGGTGCCAGACACCGAGACCGTCAGTCTGCTTACACAGGAAAAAGGGAAATCGGCCAAAGGTAAAAAAGCGGAATTGGGCCTTGATCTCGCCGGAATCCCCATGCTAGGGGCTACCGCCGGCGCCCCTCAGCAGCAGATCCTCGTCGGCTATAATCCCGACGATTTTGAGCCGGTGGCGAAACTTCTCAATCTGCTGAATAATAAAATTGACATCCCCGCGGCACAGATCCAGATCGAAGCGTTGGTCATCGAAATTGACTCCGATAGACTGGACGCACTGGGAGTCGATTTCGGTGGTGCTCAGGGAGGCTTAACGGGCCAGTTTCCGCCGCCCAATCCAAGTACCGGGGCGTTTAATCCTTTCTCGATAGTGTTCGATAGGACAATCCTCGGCACAGCTACAGATTTCAACACTCAGCTCCAGGCCCTTATCAGCATCGGCACCGCCGAAATTCTATCTCGGCCCTCCGTGCTGGTACTGGACGGTCGACAGGCGAGGATTCAGGTGGGCCAGCAGATCCCCATCGTAAAGACCACCAGCACGCAGACAGCAGTTTCAAAATCTGTTGATTACATCCCGGTGGGTATTGTCCTCAACCTCAGGCCACGGGTGAGCGCGGATCTGACTCGGATCACTATCCAGATCGAGACCATCATCACCGAGACGGAAGAGCGTCTCGGCGCGCTGGCCGCCACTTCGGGTGTTCAGGAGGCGCCTCTCATCAACAACCGCAAAGTGCAGTCGTTTGTCCGTGTGACTAACAACACGCCCTTCATCGTGGGCGGACTCATCTCCAAAAAAGAGACCGAGCTGATATCTGGCGTTCCCATTCTCTCTTCCATTCCGTTCTTTGGGAAGCTCTTCCAAAGCTCCACCATAGAGACCAAGCGTAAAGAGGTCATCGTCGTTATTACACCACACGTTATTACCGAACTGGGCAGCAACTTCAGCCGCGTTATCCCCTTGGACTCAGACATATTCAACATTACCGGCAATCTACTCTTCCAGAACAACTACCGTGTTAAAAACGCCGACATTTACGACCTCAGTTTCATCTATGAAAGCCCTGTTTTCATGAAAATGCTTGAGGATGTGGCCACCGCCGCTGAAATAGACAAGACGCTGGCAATGACACAGCCGTTCAAGGGACTTCTCGAGGGGGAAATTCCCGGCGAGGCGATCCTCGTGAGGAGGATGATTTATGAAATCATCAGAAATCATAAATACTACGAGTCTATTGACCCTAAGAAGGTGATCTTCTTCATGCAGTCCCAAGATGACCCCGCCGGTTTCGATGTGAAGGGCCTTGCGGGATATATCAAGGATATTGCAAAAAACAATGCATTAAGGCTGAGTTATTCAGTCCATGAAAAAGCCTCAGCGTCGAAACCGTTCGTGCAGCCTACGGCCGACTTGGAATACATTCCTGCCAGCCGTGGATTCAACTACAAAAGCGAGCTGGAAAAGACAAACATCTATGGTGCCACATCAGAGGAGGACGTCTTTACTATCATAGTGAAAGATGCCAGTCATGAGCGGCGTCTCTATGAAGTGCTCATCATGAAGAAGTTATTGGATATCAATCCTGATCTCAAACTTACTCTCAACTATTTCAAGCCTGGCATCGACATCCTCTTCCCGGCGCCGGAAATCCTAGAGAAAAATACCCACGTGGTATCCAGGGACGTGGCACGATATTTCTATGAAGTAAACAACTATTACGGTGTGTTCGAGAAAGAATTCAACCGAGAAACCGCCGCAGTAGGCCGTTTGCTTGAAAATCGGTAA